ataataattaccTAATAATGTCATTTAATAATGAAGCTGTTAATGAATCAAAAGAATGTGTAAAGTCATTAGGAAGAATAATAATtgatcatttaaatatttttgaaaatgttCGTAAATTATACAACAACGTTCTTCATGGAGATGGGAGATCAGTATTTAGAAGCACAGTAAAGGTAACAtttaatgtaatattattatattcattaagAAAAATGATGTTTCCAATTTTACTTGCATTGGCTGTTTTTACAATTCCTAAGTTCTTCTTGACAcctaaacaaaaaaaacgTTATATCATTGAAGCCAATGGAAATGAAGTAATTATCATTGAAAAGGGAAGTAATTTTCAGAtgtaattttgatattttttaatcagtagatgttatattttgaaataaattttaaccaTCTTGTGTTtcattttaatgtttattattaataagaaatcatgtatttttttgtaattaaataatattgtctTCTCTTACAAAAGTTTACAAAGATAAAACACTCTTCCAAATAATCGTCATCTGAGTAGCGCGGAAAAAAACAAGAAAACAAAACTAATATttgattaattaatatattttttcgtaattgaaaaaaatacattCCATCATAATTGAAcgattatcaataaaataatggaTAAACAgacattaaaagaaaattgttgtaggttaataatatttatttatttaatttatttaggCAAACTTGTTAATACTGAATTCTTGACACCATTAGAAGAAAGGCCAGTAGCATTAAAACCAGACTTCTACCTTCACGCCCTTGGTAGAACATCTCCAATAGATTTTAAAAGCCTACATGAGAGTGAAACTCCATCTccggaaaaaaaaaatgaaaaaccAACAAATGTACCAAAACCAGATGTTGTTATTAAACCTTTGACTAGTATTGAATTTGATGAAGATAAATTTCTTAGAGAAGAGGAAAATAAACgaagaaataaattaaataatataaaaggaatactaaaaaaatagtttattattttttgtttattgtaaacattttaatgataaattaaatatttgataaattaaaaacaatttttctaacattatttattatgataaataaaaatcaagaTAATTCAGTGTAAAATGCGGTAGCTTTATTTACTTAAGAGAGATAAGTCTTATAAAAGCATagtacaattattttatcattaatacaatttaaattaaaaaaatagccaacgacaaaagaaaaaaaaaatatactatacATATGGAGTTTGTGGCCACCCTGTATTTCCTTGTCTGTGAAATAGGGCaagtaaattattatatcgATCTCTTTCTCTTTTTAAATCTTCATGAAGCTTAATTATTTCACCGTGTGCTTCATGCAATTTTCGTTCtaaattttgaattaacCCGTAATTAGGATGATGGTACTCTCCAATTTGGGGATCATAATGCATACGTTTAAACTCAATCGGATCTGAGTATGTTGAAGAAGATGGTGGTGCTGGTCTACGTATGCCACGCATTGAAGGTACCATATAATGTCCCtgtgaattaaaaaaacctCTTCCATATTTTtgatctttaaaatattgttcaCGCATCAATCTTTCgtgttttatatttacatgcCAAAAACGACAACGAGGACCACGCGTACATTTTCTAATCTGAAATTCCTTACATATAGGTATTCCATTGATGGTATCATCTTTAGTAACTGCTGCAATAGCGCGCGCTAACTCTATAGTTACTTCTCCAGTGGCTCGGTATGCTTCAACATCATATTGTGGTGCATGAATAAAGCGACAATTTTCACGCTTGCATCcattattctaaaaaaagataagaaCAATGGCCAAATATTGACAATCTCTatgattgataaaaaaaacttacttgAAAGtcaatacaaaaattataattttcaatatcttttttatccTCGTGTTTTGGTGGATGAGAAAATTTGCAATTTTTTCCGCGATTACAAATATTATGAAGGTAATCACGACAAACCTGATTCTTGTCGATACCTTTATTGTCACTTTGTGAACCAGGTTCTTCAAGTTTAGAAGTATTTATATGTGCTGTATCATGAATGTCGCTAGtattaataactttattatcaCTTTTCGCTACgctttttgaaataatatttttactagtTATTGCGTCATTTTCAGAcattgtaaaattataattaattaaatgtatataatattaaaaaaaaaataattatattggTGGTATCCTAAATTTCAAACAAAACAAATACATTAGTCTTtagtatttattattaatattgttttatatacaaatttCACATAAACgcaatgttaaaaattaatataaaattaaaagctaaagaaaactatatatttacataattctctttactttttttaatagaaatattcacaaaaaatgtatatatgcTTTTGCAATACGTACCTAAATAATAactaagaaaaaaaaagatataaaaacaCTATCTTGctatggtaaaaaaaatatttcggaatatctttaaatgaatggaaaaattaaattttatattattataaataactaaCCATAGAAGGTCACCTTCTTCTTTTGATTAATTGTCATATACATCAACAATATAAGTAATAAATGGTAATCtctgatattttattatattaaaatatttatgcatatagaaaaaaaaagaaagaaaaaattgtcattttacacatatatataattttgtaatcGATGAAATGAAACCTTCTAATAATGGACACACTTTTCCAAGCGCAGTcgtttatatacatatatattttgttatgaCAAATGATATGTTTATCACTACTTTCTTTAACTCCTTAACtgtaacaaaatattatcattttataaaaaataattttattttaacattttagactttaaaacaaaaaataaaaactttaaatatctatataattatttgtatactacattataaattatctataatattttgtatttaacatatatatatttgccCATCCTAGTCATACTGATTGTAATATAagattgttattaaaatggTCAAGACACGCGCTCTATCAGGTATGTTTTGAcgttatgttattttttaatattatattttatctatacattaatctattatattaattgtttgTTTACAGCAAAACAACCTACACATAAAGTTGGAgtcaaaagaaaaagaactgaaatattatctatcaaatcattaaaaaaagtttgtgACTTGAGGAATGGTGATGAATATTCTAATGAAACACCACGAACGCTACGGAATCAATCAAAATATGGTAGAAAACTAACTATTGATTGTTCTTCAATTAACCCTAACTCTCCAAGCAGTCGTGAAAATATAACACCTTCTCCAATTCCAAAAGATAGTACAAAAGAATTGGAATCAAGGAATACTCAAACACGAAAAAATTCTAacaaattacaaaataacaaaaatactACTATTCCAGGCAACAATACTATTGGTACACCGTCTCTCTATACACTTCCATCATcaacaatattatcattaaaaaaaccAGCCCATCCTTTAAATATAACTGGTGTTAAAGATGCTGCCGAAGTTTTTGATGCACATATAGTATCAGAAATGCGAAGGCAAAACTTGTTTACTGGAAGTATTGataaaactaataaaattaaatcaatACCAATGAGCGATAAATGGGAATCTCGATGGGATACTGGAGTTCAAATACCATGTGGTAATAAAGAATATTCTTATAATGCTATTccagaaataatattacctAATGATGAAACATCTGAAATACCTGAGGAATTTTCAAAAAGGATTTGTgcatatgaaaaaaaatatatagataataattttgttatgaGAGATAACTTACAATATTTGGAGTATAATTTAGATAGACAAGATATTATGTGGTTTAAAGATTTCAATGAATCCCATTCAATAGAAAATTTAGTTATTTCAATGATGTCagaatgttttaattttatggaaaaaacattttatatagaatctagaaaaaaattaattgatccTATTATCAGGCCAGCATCATCAATGTGTAATGGTGAAGAAATTTGTGAGGTTTGTCGTGATTATGATTCAGATGAAGATGACAAAATAGTTTTTTGTGATAAATGTGATAAAGGATTTCATCAACATTGTTATGGTATACTTGATGTTAATGatgtttttatttgtaatccATGTATGTTATTGGATGAACAATATCCAACATGTATGGTATGTCCAGTTCAAGGAGGTGCTTTAAAAATTCTTGATAATGGTTATGATTTTTGTCATGTTAATTGTGCgaaatttattaaagaattaaaatttgGTGATGATGAAATATTAGAACCTATATTAGGTTATATGAATATTTGTGATTCTCGTGGTATGGAAAGGTGTTCAGTTTGTGATATTGATTTTGGATATACAATTAAGTGTGATCATCCAAAATGTAATATTCATTTTCATGCTGAGTGTGGAAGGCGTGCTGgtttttatctaaattttcTAGAACGTGAAGATGACGATGATACTCCATTTGTTTTATGTGAACGTCATACGATG
This Strongyloides ratti genome assembly S_ratti_ED321, chromosome : 2 DNA region includes the following protein-coding sequences:
- a CDS encoding Zinc finger, CCCH-type domain-containing protein codes for the protein MSENDAITSKNIISKSVAKSDNKVINTSDIHDTAHINTSKLEEPGSQSDNKGIDKNQVCRDYLHNICNRGKNCKFSHPPKHEDKKDIENYNFCIDFQNNGCKRENCRFIHAPQYDVEAYRATGEVTIELARAIAAVTKDDTINGIPICKEFQIRKCTRGPRCRFWHVNIKHERLMREQYFKDQKYGRGFFNSQGHYMVPSMRGIRRPAPPSSSTYSDPIEFKRMHYDPQIGEYHHPNYGLIQNLERKLHEAHGEIIKLHEDLKRERDRYNNLLALFHRQGNTGWPQTPYV
- a CDS encoding Zinc finger, PHD-type domain and Zinc finger, FYVE/PHD-type domain and Zinc finger, RING/FYVE/PHD-type domain and Zinc finger, PHD-finger domain-containing protein codes for the protein MVKTRALSAKQPTHKVGVKRKRTEILSIKSLKKVCDLRNGDEYSNETPRTLRNQSKYGRKLTIDCSSINPNSPSSRENITPSPIPKDSTKELESRNTQTRKNSNKLQNNKNTTIPGNNTIGTPSLYTLPSSTILSLKKPAHPLNITGVKDAAEVFDAHIVSEMRRQNLFTGSIDKTNKIKSIPMSDKWESRWDTGVQIPCGNKEYSYNAIPEIILPNDETSEIPEEFSKRICAYEKKYIDNNFVMRDNLQYLEYNLDRQDIMWFKDFNESHSIENLVISMMSECFNFMEKTFYIESRKKLIDPIIRPASSMCNGEEICEVCRDYDSDEDDKIVFCDKCDKGFHQHCYGILDVNDVFICNPCMLLDEQYPTCMVCPVQGGALKILDNGYDFCHVNCAKFIKELKFGDDEILEPILGYMNICDSRGMERCSVCDIDFGYTIKCDHPKCNIHFHAECGRRAGFYLNFLEREDDDDTPFVLCERHTMDLRNLLQNNKSTSSRNKKITSEFEKLIQKFIQLSGETRVSTFNLSFLEYINIPMLLKKFPDYNKEFIESLYEYWKLKKINNDGNCLLKNSNLQITYNIKTKDWKKTEVLYDIHREDNKSRLEKGYLGFLMKSYLAYNDYKSVVNAKANLCALIERIEITKRTLDEEKFGNLEKLKLHKSTSLVESSTLSVTTIMKKNQDTFIRGHRQSLRLDEKYKGGHPKYSPKANFDEIYERSNSSSRRRQH